DNA sequence from the Daphnia carinata strain CSIRO-1 chromosome 8, CSIRO_AGI_Dcar_HiC_V3, whole genome shotgun sequence genome:
AGGTTTATGGGTTTAAAAGATCTTACGTCTCCGTGATATATGTGCATTTTTAACGTAAAACTATTCTGTTTAAACTTAAAATATatctttttacttaaaatgTATTAGTCAAAATGCCACAATTTCACCTACCACGTTTAATAGTGACACAACACTGATCCTACGTTACATTTTGGCGCCGAGCCTCAATATGGCGACTCATCAGCGCCTGCGCCAAAGCCGCCAATAGAAGAATCTTTTTACCCGCAAAGGCGGGGCTTCAGGGCCCGGGCAATCAAatttttcacaacaaaaggCATCAGGTATCAATCGGTGTTCACTCCCCGATGAGAATCGATTGTTAATGTGAGCTTAGTTGATCTTAATCGGTAGGCCAATGCGCACCATTTAATCCACAATTTTTTGCAATGGCACCGTTGCTCTCTGGGGTAACCCCCGGAAGTGAACTTCTTTCTTCCTCAGTGTAGAACTACTCCTCTtgcatgatttctttttgggcGGGGCCGGGATCCTGATTACAGCTGATCTGGACTAGTTCCTATCTTCTACAAAATAAGTTGACTCACTCAAAGCTGATGTATCAGCTTATCAATGACTGACAATCATACATGAATTTAAAGAATTGCGAAAAACACTGTCCTTTAGTGTTCAATGTTTTTGGAATGGGAAAAGAAGATCTAAATTGGGCAACAAATTACAATAACTGTTACTAAGCCTAAGTTTAGaagcatttattttaattttacaatGCATAACCGACCGTTCTTTTCAATTTGGGGTGTGTTGGTAGTCTTTTCTTCATATCAGCTATTGGTTTTGAggataagcaaaaaaaaaacagaacaccATTACATGTAAATTAACTTTTGTTTGAAGAGACTGAAGGCTTCTTCTTAATTCTTTTCGTAATCCGACCACTTCTGTAAATCCAAACGGTAAGATAGGGGAAAAGAGAATCACATTTACATCAGTATAACAAGGTAGGCCAACACATTTTTGTATATAGGTGAACAAGTGGATAAGGGGTTGTGAAAATAAAAGGTTTATTTACGCATTGCCCACCATGCTAGTGTTGATCCAGCATTCTACTTGCCACCTTATCCTTCCTGTCCAAAATCTTCGGTGAACTTTTGCAATTTCACAAGGTCCTCATCGTTGACGGTAGGCTTCGACGTAGCCAAAGATCGTAACATGTCACTCTGGCGAAATATAAAAGAGacagtttttcaaataaaggCAAATCTATAAAAACAAGGCCATGTGGAGACCACAGTTTACCATGGTGACAGGTGGTTCCAATAGCTTATCTCCTGGAACGTCCATCCAATTCATTTCAATGGCACCAGGAGATCCAGGACTACATGGTGTTAGTAGATCGTCAACGATAACATTAGGATCGGCAGTAGATGGTCCTCTTACACGTCGGAAATGAGTTGCTAACTGAACTTTGCGAACAGGTTGCATTAGAGCGTCCCGTACCAATATCGTGATATCGGCACCAGAGAATCTACAGCAGAAAACAGTGACCCTTGTAATACAGttgctttaaaaataatcGTTTAACAAATATACTCACCCCTCAGTTTTCTTGGCAAGCAACCGTAGATCTTCTTCTGTCAGACTATGTTTGGTATCTCCAAAAGCCAATTTAAACATGTTCAATCTAGCTGGTTCTTCGGGAAGGGGAATGTATATTCGCTTTTCAAAGCGTCGTCTATGAAAAATCCATTGAAGTTTAAAGCGTattcaagaaataaaaatggcattAAAACAACCTTATGGCAGAATCCAGTACCCACGGGATGTTGGTGGCGGCCAAAACTAAGATTCCTTGCTGATCTTTACCAACGCCTTGCATTTGGATGAGGAACTCGGTCTTGATCCTCCTTGCCGATTCTGATTCATTCTCCGAGCGTGTCGAGCAAAGCGAATCGATTTCATCAATGAAAACGATTGACGGTTTGTGTTGGCGAGCTAACTCAAACAAGTTACGCACAAGTTTTTCTGATTCACCCAGCCATTTCGAAACCAAGTCAGAAGAAGAAACCGAAAAGAAGGTCGAATTGTTGGCCTCAGTGGCAACAGCTTTGGCTAGGTATGATTTTCCAGTACCAGGTGGCTAAAGAATTATCACTAATTAATTATCTCAGAGGAGAAATTGCTAAAGTGGAAATCATTCTACCCCAAAAAGTAGGATTCCTTTCCATGGTGTTCTCTTGCCAGTAAAGAGTTGGGGGAATTTTATGGGAAGAATTACAGCTTCCTTTAATGCTTCTTTAGCTCCCTCTAGACCCGCAACATCTGACCAGCTTACATTAGGTTTTTCCATAACAATGGCTCCTTCAAGTTTAgtttgcattttcttcttttctggaTCATCTCCGTCTTCATCTGACTCGCTGTCTTTTTCATTACTTTTCCTACAAAAGAAATACACTAAAATCTTTAACTCGAATTTACATTGTTATGATTTACTTTGTTGGAGCAGCTCCATCTTTGACTGGTTTCTTGCTTgtgtcttttccttttttcaggtaTTCTTTCAGCTTTTCTGCTCTTTCAAGGTAGTGTTTGCACTTTTCTCTAATCGTCTCTCTTGCTCGTTCGCTTTGAGTTccatctacattaaaacaagATACTGACACGTTAAATCTTCAGGTTTTAGTTCCTAGGTAAACTTACACTTGATGGCATGAAGAAAATATTCAACTGAATGTTCATATAGTCGAAGAGCTTCttcgtaatttttgtttttgtcttcctCGGTCGCTTTTGTCACAAGATCGATTGCTTTCTGTAACAGGTCAGTAAATATTGTTCAATCATGTTGTGCAATTTTAGCTAAATGACTAATACTTGAAGGGCGGGATTGGTCGCCATAGCCTGAGAAATAACAGTGAAACGCTACACTGACAGTGATAGGCCAACAGAAGCAGAAATGCAATAACAGTTCTATTGACAATGTTTTAGATTTTCGTACTACTCTACTTGAATAATCGATGGCAAAATTGAGGACGATCCAGGAGAAAAGGACAACACTAATCTTGACTTTCCGCCAAGTACCGATAGTTGCCGAAGGCTGGACAAGCCAGTATAAAAATACTTGGAAGTTGTTTCATGAAATGACCGTGTGGCGCTGACAACCATGCATTTCAATGTTGTCCACGCGGTAAGAAGTGAGaactaagaaagaaactttatgtttctaaaaatgtatTGTTTCATGTAATTGATAATCATGctgataaaaattttaaacgtaaAACGggatttaaaatattaaaatatatATCATTCAAGTTAAAATGTGGGGCAAGATCTAGGGGACTAGATCATGCTGCTGTTCCAGGTAATTTGGTAGCAAGTTGGCTTGTAAAGTTGCTGCTAAACGTTGCTTCCACTCGACCGCTTTCATTTGCAGTATCTAAGAAAATATTcttgatatttatttttccaattgggttaaaaagatttttgactTACTCGTTTTGTTGCTATGGATTGGCTCAGCGgtatttttaatgattaaAGTACCATTGTCACAGCTGTCGAGTAGATAATCACAGATCGTCGTCTCGTTCAATATTAGTTTCCTACTCTCTGCTATCTGCAACGGCTTCGACACGactgaaaaaataattgaagtaaaaaaaaaaacgataataaTCAGCATCTCGTTCAACGAAATGCCATGGGCAGTAGGCGATGGGAAGACTCACATTCCATGTACATAGAAATTCCAATGGCTATTAGTCCAACTACAGCCAGACAAATAAAGAATATGCCAATCATGGAACATATAGACATTCGTTTCGTAGACGGCTGGCCGGCTGCTCGACCACTTTTAGTGTCATGTAATTCTAAAGGACTTTCGCTGATATCGATTCGATGATGATCGCCCTTTTCTCTTAATGGATCAGCACTGCTTGTAATGGCACGCGTCACGCACATCAAACCAGACCtccaacaaacaaataaaaaagcataTTCGAGACCACAAGAAACTAAAACTTGTAACAGATTATTCACTTGAAATCAAAGCAGCTAGAAGTTTGTTGGCTGAACTCGGAATTCCAACTGGAATCATTGTCGGCAACAGCTGATCTAGCGGCCGGGTGATTCGGACCACCAATATCGACGGAGGTGAAACTGCTCTCCAACCCAGAGGTAGTCAAACAAGGTGGCATCGTACCCCCCGACACCACCATAACTTTGTCTTTCGACTACATGTTTGTCAGTAATAGATTTACATGTAAAACTAAacgttttaaatatttaaacacTCAACTGATAGAGGTACTGGTGAAGACGATGATTTTGGTGTTGACGGTTGTTGGCACAGCGACAGAGGTGTGACATACGCATCGACATCAGGTTTAATTATGCCAAAGGTGGTGCACAAGCTCAATGGCGAAGGAACATTATTATTGTCGTGGATTTTCCGATGAGATGATGGAGATTGAAACCCCAGGGGAGTATGTACGTGGTCGACATCTTCCACGACGATAGATGGTGTCGGTTGAAAAGAGTTCAACATTTTGTCACTAGAATTAATCACCAAAAAACAAGTGGGATTGAGTAACgaaatataaagaaataacAATATGTCACATCTTACTTTGCCGATAAGAAAAACCAAGTGAACTAGACCAATGTGTGTAAAATGAGACGACGACCTCAAAGCGATTCGTACGCGAATGTGGCAACTGGTGTGAGGGCGCCCAAAGTTATTTTTTCAGTGGCATTTAATCGATGGGGGATGggtaagaaaaggaaaaaaaatgggttgcAAAAACTTGGCAACCTCGTTTGTTTTatcaaccaaaataaaatttaatttaactaTGTTATTTATTCACATTAATGCATCATTAGTTGAAAAGGGGTGTGGAAATCCTTTCCTTGAATGTCATGGCGTCATGGCTCTCTTCAGTCTTCACAAGTTTACATCAATTccacaaaatatttttaaaaaaacattgaccATAGTTAATTTGGTAGATTCAGTCACTatatatttctaggaaaagaTTTCGACAAGCATCTTAGTGAATTGGGCTTGCTCTGTGAAATGGAAGGGCGATTCCTTCATTCCTCCATCCTCCTCCTCAATGGCCCCTATTCAAAATGGCCTCACCTTGTGCCATGCCTTGTGTCCGTCGGCGGAAAACTGGCAATGCAGCcgtgattcttcttttttgttttctttatagtGTTTGTCTGCTACCGGGATTGAAATACAAGGTTGGAATTGTGCGCGAATTTGTTTTGGCTTCTCATGGTTTCCATTTCCGTTATCCATTTTCACATTTGAAGTTCACGGGAAAAAATGAGCTCAGACTTGGAATTACCGGCCGAGTTGATGAGTCGCCCATTGGCATTAGTGGGGCTGACGGGACTGCATGTTGAAACGAATCAAACTCACCTGCTAATTTGGAATTCTTTCACGTCATCCAATCGAAACGAGCGGCCTCCCCtcaatttcattctttttggAGTCAATCACACATTCCCCGTGGCAAAACCTGATGTAACAGCATTCAAAGaccatttaaaaatgattgaaaagcTAATTTTGTTGCCTATTTTAATAACAGAGAACGTCATATGAATGGTACATTCCGAAAGGCATCCTCAAGAGAAAATGGATGTCAAAACACCTAAACCAAATTCCTGGAGTCTTGGTCCTCTTCTATGACTTAGAATGGGATGATCCCGCATGGAAAGCAAAGCATGCAGAATGTGCCCACCTCATCCAGACAATACGGTAATTGAAAATTGGCGGCTGAAAACTAAACACCGTGGTATACCACAATTAATTCTCTCTCCTCGTACATAGAATGAAGCTTATGGGAAGGGGCACTAAACTATGTCTAGTCCTCCTACAAAATAGTCCCCCATTACCATCCAGTGAAGATATATTGGCAGCAGATAGGGCTGCAGCCCTGTGCCAAGTGTGTGAGTTGCCACCAAAATCACTCTTTGTCCTCCCTTGTCGCAGTGATCATCTGCAAGGATACATTCTGAGGTATAGAGCCCACTACAGTTGTCAGACATCCTTTGCTgatcttattttattttttagattgGAGAGTGCATTTTATGAGCTTTGCCAAAGTAGTTACCATTTGTCTTCCCGGGCCGTTCGCTCCCATCGCGACCAGTTAAATCGTACCAATCATGGCTACCTGTTTGTCCGGCATCAGTTTAAAATCGGATTTTATCATGAGCTTAAGCAGGATGTTGCAATGGCGCACAAGCACTACAGTCAGTCATATGCACACCTGCTCGAACTGCGCATCACCGATGCCAATGTTACTGAAGTAAAGATTGTTTCCGGCTACATTGGCTATAAAGTTTGGCGGTTGTCGTTCTTGCTGAATCTACCCCGCGAAGCCATTGCCCATTTCCGAAGCCACATGGACTTTTTCCGCCTGCGGGTCGGCAATCCTTTGAGTAAATTTGAACATCACGCTTGGCTGGCTGTGCAGTATAgataaaaatttcatatttttatcTGTGAAAAAACCGTTAAACCTCTTTGTTTAGATTTTCGACATTTGGCCGATTGTTTGAAGATGCGATTGAGTTAGGATTACCTGCAATTCAGACTCAGCATCCTGGTTTCTTCTATCAACAGGCAGCACAGCAAGCCattcaaaggaaaaaggcCTGCTATCAAGATTATGCTGCCCTCGATCAGACTGCCATTCAAACTCCGTTACCTTTCGATGAATCGTCACAGCTCGAATTTTACGGTCAGAGGCCATGGCGACCGAATCGCTTAAGTCTTGAACCCTCCGATATGAAAGCGGAAAATGACGGGATCACTGCGTTACTAGTCCGTGAACGCCTTCAAGTTGATCTCACGGTACTTGATTTAAATCTTCTCTTTATGTTCgattatcatttttgtttaactaggCAATGATCGTTGGAGCTCTTACGAACGCAGTAAACCAGTTTAAGAATCACCGTTCTCCTAGGATGAAACAATATCTTTgtaactgtttttttctttttacaaaacaaatgttattttctaaCCTTTCGTTTCGTCAGTGGTCCAAATGGCGGAGGAATATTGCCGTTCTGAAAATTATGCGGAAGCCTTGACGTAACAGACATTCAGTTAAATgagatatttcttttaaattatcTGTTGTTGATTGTAGTCTACTTGAGCCTTTGCTTTGGGATTACCGCAAAGATTTCTGGTGGATGCCACTGACGTCCTTGCTCCAACTCGGTTTACGGTGTGCCTACCTTTCTGGCCGACCGGCCGAGTATTTCACCTATGCCGTAGAACTCTGTTCTCGAGTTACCGTCAAAAGTCAAGAAGAAAAGGCGCAAATTTTCGACAATTTTGTTGGAatccttcagaaaaaaatgccGCCATCGCCGCTTGATTCTGGTGAAAATCCGGCTGCCACTCAGCTATGGGCCGATCAGTTCGCAAATTTTGCTAAAGGCGCCTCCATTACCACGATTGTTACCAACACGATTTCATCGTTTGTCGAAGTCAAGGCAACATTCACGCAAAAACAATTTGCGGCCGAAGATGCAGTCGAGCTTGAAGTTCACGTCATGTGAGTAGCTGAGTTTTGAGTAAGTTGAAAGAGGTTTAAAtgtaattattatatttacaGTTATACGGGGCCCATACCGATTAAATTCAGCAGTTTGCATGTGGCTCTGAATAACAGTGCTTATTTACCGTTTTGCCAAGTGGCAAATTCAGATGAATTGGAGTTTGAACCAAACCAGATTCGCCATTACGAGTTTGAATTCGTTGCCCAGCCTCAAGATATCGGAGCAGAACTGCAGGTGTGACGGGTTGACCTTATCGTATTCGATTAAATCTTATTCTCTTTTCTAGATCGTTTCAGTCACTTTTGAAATGAGTCATGAACTGGTAGCTTACTTACGCTGTGAGGGATCATCCAGTGAAGAATTTGGCTCTTTCCGCTCCGAATTTCCTTCGGCTATCGATAAAGGCCTGGCAGGCATATTCGTGTTGAACACAACCGAAATATTGCCGAGGACTGCAAATGTCGAGCTAATTTTGCATCACGAGGCGCCAGCTCTTCGTGGCGAATGCTATCCAATTCATCTTGAATTATTCAATCGCGAAACTGAAGATATTGTCAACGTCACTCTGACCGTAACGACGAGCAGCAGCATTGGAAGAGTTCACGATCAGCCCAAGATCGACGGCAATGTGTCCGTTCAGCTGAAGAACGAGAAACTTGTGGCAGGGCAGATGTGCCAGTGGAACGTCTTTGCTCAGATGGAACAACCGGGAAAGCATAGCATTACGTTCCAGGTGAATTACGAAATCAATAGTGATAGCTGCACGTACAAGAGCCAATATGTCAAGACATTAGAATTAGAAACGGTACAACCTGTTGAATGCGAGGCTCAGTTTCAGACGCTGCAGTTCCAGCCATTGAGGCAGATTCCTGTAGGAGAACAGTGTGTCGCCGTGATGACAGTAACTAATCTGTCACCCTTTCCGTTGCAATTGGAACAAGGCGTTTGGAAATTGGACGCATTGCTGACCAATCATCCGATGGGCAATAGTCAACTCGCTGGATTGATACTTCAGAAAGGCGAAAAGGCAAATGATGTAGCCGTTCTCTCATTTTCTAATGGTGACAATCGCCAGATCAGAACAGGATCCTACACattaaaatggaaaaggtAATATTTCAACATTAAACAAAGAACTTAAATAATTCATCTTATTTTTATAGGTCAAATCACTCGAAAGCAGAGGGATATAAAATTCCATATTCGGCCAGTTCCTTTGATTTGCCCGAAATGGAAACTTGGTCTGTGCCCTTACGTATACACGTCACGTTACCTGCTCACGGGTACGTACGAGAATCGATGAATATGGCCATCGTCATCCATAACCCAGGACCGAGCTACATCGAACTAGACGTCTACATGAGTTCTAATGACGCCTTCATGTTCGCCGGAAACAAACAGGTAAAATACGTGTTTGCATAATATGCGAGTCGTTGCTTAATCCCGTTTTTCTAGATCAAAATTCAGATCTACCCCGAGGATGATTACGAACTAAAGTACAACTTGTACCCGCTCTTGTCTGGTTTTGTTGCATTACCTCCACTGCAATTAAAAACCCCAACTTCAACGATCGATCCGGTAACGGCGATGGATCAGAGTGTCCTGGATGAGCTGGTCAGCCGTTATGTTCCCACCCACATCTACGTTTTGGTAACACTAAGCaaagaagataaaagaaattatttgaTTAATTGGCAATACCTTTCCGTTTTTATAGCCACAAGCCAAGGAGAAGGGCAAAACAAATCTGTTACGTTCCGAATAATAAACAATATTAATGTTAAACAAATTGTGATCTACGAACAGATCAAATATATGACATCTTATctatataaatttaaaaacaaaatgtgaaaatcttttgtttttttttctatcgacataggatttttttaatataaagcACCGACTGGAAACACATCGCTGGAAGGGAGGGGGAATCGAATGGTCCAACCACGTcgtaaataacaaaaagaaaaaaaaataaccaagATCTTTGGTTGATAAcgggagaaaacaaaaaaaatcaaacaattcgTGTTCGGTCTCtatcttttttgttataaCGAGATAATACCTTCTCTCATATATAATCTGTCTCTTCGAGGAGGGGGAATAAGGCGTAGCAATTAACTGCATTGCGTTGAAGAAGAAGCAGCTTTTTTCCTTAATTCGACTACTTTCCTGTGTACTCTTTCCATGTCATCTTCAGTGATCGGCAGTTTCAGCATCTAGTCACATAATTCAATAATTAATGAAGTAAAATGGAATGATATCAAATTCTTACGCGAGCAACGAGGACGTTTTCTTCAGTGACGCTGAGATGGAGGTTACGTAA
Encoded proteins:
- the LOC130699175 gene encoding vacuolar protein sorting-associated protein 4-like produces the protein MATNPALQKAIDLVTKATEEDKNKNYEEALRLYEHSVEYFLHAIKYGTQSERARETIREKCKHYLERAEKLKEYLKKGKDTSKKPVKDGAAPTKKSNEKDSESDEDGDDPEKKKMQTKLEGAIVMEKPNVSWSDVAGLEGAKEALKEAVILPIKFPQLFTGKRTPWKGILLFGPPGTGKSYLAKAVATEANNSTFFSVSSSDLVSKWLGESEKLVRNLFELARQHKPSIVFIDEIDSLCSTRSENESESARRIKTEFLIQMQGVGKDQQGILVLAATNIPWVLDSAIRRRFEKRIYIPLPEEPARLNMFKLAFGDTKHSLTEEDLRLLAKKTEGFSGADITILVRDALMQPVRKVQLATHFRRVRGPSTADPNVIVDDLLTPCSPGSPGAIEMNWMDVPGDKLLEPPVTMSDMLRSLATSKPTVNDEDLVKLQKFTEDFGQEG
- the LOC130699167 gene encoding uncharacterized protein LOC130699167 — protein: MLNSFQPTPSIVVEDVDHVHTPLGFQSPSSHRKIHDNNNVPSPLSLCTTFGIIKPDVDAYVTPLSLCQQPSTPKSSSSPVPLSSKDKVMVVSGGTMPPCLTTSGLESSFTSVDIGGPNHPAARSAVADNDSSWNSEFSQQTSSCFDFKSGLMCVTRAITSSADPLREKGDHHRIDISESPLELHDTKSGRAAGQPSTKRMSICSMIGIFFICLAVVGLIAIGISMYMEFVSKPLQIAESRKLILNETTICDYLLDSCDNGTLIIKNTAEPIHSNKTNTANESGRVEATFSSNFTSQLATKLPGTAA
- the LOC130699174 gene encoding trafficking protein particle complex subunit 11-like — protein: MSSDLELPAELMSRPLALVGLTGLHVETNQTHLLIWNSFTSSNRNERPPLNFILFGVNHTFPVAKPDRTSYEWYIPKGILKRKWMSKHLNQIPGVLVLFYDLEWDDPAWKAKHAECAHLIQTIRMKLMGRGTKLCLVLLQNSPPLPSSEDILAADRAAALCQVCELPPKSLFVLPCRSDHLQGYILRLESAFYELCQSSYHLSSRAVRSHRDQLNRTNHGYLFVRHQFKIGFYHELKQDVAMAHKHYSQSYAHLLELRITDANVTEVKIVSGYIGYKVWRLSFLLNLPREAIAHFRSHMDFFRLRVGNPLSKFEHHAWLAVQFSTFGRLFEDAIELGLPAIQTQHPGFFYQQAAQQAIQRKKACYQDYAALDQTAIQTPLPFDESSQLEFYGQRPWRPNRLSLEPSDMKAENDGITALLVRERLQVDLTAMIVGALTNAVNQFKNHRSPRMKQYLLVQMAEEYCRSENYAEALTLLEPLLWDYRKDFWWMPLTSLLQLGLRCAYLSGRPAEYFTYAVELCSRVTVKSQEEKAQIFDNFVGILQKKMPPSPLDSGENPAATQLWADQFANFAKGASITTIVTNTISSFVEVKATFTQKQFAAEDAVELEVHVIYTGPIPIKFSSLHVALNNSAYLPFCQVANSDELEFEPNQIRHYEFEFVAQPQDIGAELQIVSVTFEMSHELVAYLRCEGSSSEEFGSFRSEFPSAIDKGLAGIFVLNTTEILPRTANVELILHHEAPALRGECYPIHLELFNRETEDIVNVTLTVTTSSSIGRVHDQPKIDGNVSVQLKNEKLVAGQMCQWNVFAQMEQPGKHSITFQVNYEINSDSCTYKSQYVKTLELETVQPVECEAQFQTLQFQPLRQIPVGEQCVAVMTVTNLSPFPLQLEQGVWKLDALLTNHPMGNSQLAGLILQKGEKANDVAVLSFSNGDNRQIRTGSYTLKWKRSNHSKAEGYKIPYSASSFDLPEMETWSVPLRIHVTLPAHGYVRESMNMAIVIHNPGPSYIELDVYMSSNDAFMFAGNKQIKIQIYPEDDYELKYNLYPLLSGFVALPPLQLKTPTSTIDPVTAMDQSVLDELVSRYVPTHIYVLPQAKEKGKTNLLRSE